The genomic DNA TTTACACGTTCGCGACTCTCAATTAACTGACTGGTTCATTGTCTGCGCATTTGTACAGGCTAATTTTCCTTATAGTAATGACGCAACCGTTGACTGTTGTATGGCCAGCGCAGAATATTGCTGAGTGGTTGGGAGCGTGGCAGGCAGTAAATACGCGGCGTTTAGTATTTGAGCAACCACTTGAGGTGCAAAGAGTCCATTTAACTATTGAGCACACGGCGTGACCCCAACTGTCAACCCCTAGTGCGAATTGACACTGTGGATTACGTTATATTCGATACACTGCCGCTTCTAACAGCACATACTAACGCAAAGGTATTTACTATAGCAATATTAAATTTCCTTCGAAGAAAGCCATTCATGAAAATATGCGTCCACACATAGTTCGCTACCTCTGTTAACATGTAGTGATGTGTTCCGTTTAGGGAACACATTAGGAAAACTCAAAGATActctttaaaagttttttaactaAATGCAACCCCAAAAATGATTTTCGGGCGCTGTGAAGCGTtcgtgtaaaatttcaaattcaaactttttttttgtaaaaaagtaGAATAAAATTAGGACAGGCTGTACGGACCATTAGACGCTTCATCACATTAGAGGAACCAGAAGGGTGCCAATTTTTCGATGTGCCggaacaattttttatagaaaagtgATGGAAACCAGtatattgtagtatattttGAATCTGTCGAAGATAATGATCGAGACAACTGCGCCAGATGTGGCACAAACTTCATATATATCCTTTTTCAGGGAAGTGAGTATTCAGTCCGACAGGAGAGCGGCAATACCAACGCTAAGCACGCTCTATGGGCTTAAAGCTAGTCAAGGATTatctgtcctcactagaaatAACATCAAGCTAGTTCATCATCAGAGTCGTTTGAGTGCCTAAGCATAGCGGAATTGCTGGCAACTACAAAGCCGACGAGTTTAAATTGGAATCGGACcgagttggatctccattaGTATCTTGTGTTCTAGCACTGGACCAATGAGCCTCGCGTGTGCTTAGGAAGCGCTGATCGATGTCCAGCTTCTGTGAGACTGCAAGATTCTTCTGGCGTAGAGTAAAACACAGAAGATCTTCTGAATTACTTGCATTTAGCTAAGTTTATCTTTCCGCAATCGTACCAGTTCTTACTGGTCattgttattttttcaaaggataggctcaaagcgctttttTGATGATGTATTATGTAGGAGTTTTAGGAAATACAACGAACCGGCGTTCTAAGCTATCCAAATGAGATCTTTGTCAGGGTGGACCTCATAaactaacctaacttaaccGGTATCCGAGAGGTGGCTCTGATTAATGTCGCACTTCACATAGATACAAATGACTAAAGTAGTTTTCGAAATGTGTGCAGTTGATCTAAAAGAGAGTGAAACCTCTCTTCAaactattttaaacattttctatgTGATTTATAGCTTATTATAGTGTATTCTTCTTAAACATAGTTtgattttttctagtttttgttAACTGAACCTTGTATCTTTTTGTGATCGAATTTATAtcttagttatttatttttaatcgttTATCGCTTCAACAGCCAGAAGGACGCTTGAGGAACCAGATATGGCTGGTTAGTATAGTTTCATAAGTTTCTGCATACTATTGTGGCTGTTGGCAACCGCCGGATACTACCTGATTTCGCAAATCTAACTAATAATCTAGCCATTCTTGATGGAACTTACGACAGCCAGGTAGCCTTGACTACACGGCACGTACAACATACCTTTAAACTGTAAAGAGTGATCAATAAAATCCCTTATTGTAACGAACGGAAATTCTTGAGAAGGATCATGAGACCATGACATTAAAAACTTTGCTAATTATAGTGTGTGAAAATTTATGATAGTGgcttgatacatacatatatatgtcggGCTGCGGTAATTAATGTTGAATACAACTGACGTTAGCTTAGAAACATGAACTAAGGTTATTTGTCCTTATCACCTGGGTTTGGTATCATATTTACGTCCATTTCCTTATCTGCTCGTCAATTCCAagtgaaacaagtaaggaagggttaagttcggatggatattgccgccttgttctagttgaccgatattttcggtaaaaagtcaaccataggcactgggctccacatattcagtacctaagggcttgatcagttttagtttaatttaattaagataattaaacgtattatttacgcaaagttttacgccgatataatcattgtgcttgatttgcatactggaaagtgaaaaaatcagatggaaattaaaatgatgttatatgtggaataggcgtggttgtagtccgatttcgccaattttcgaactataacatagaaatatgagaagaatattatataccgaatttggttgaaatcggttaagcagaccccaagatatgggttttcacctaaaagtgggcggtgccacgcccactatctaatttttaacgtggttcctataaaatcatcatATACCAtcgcagagataaaatttaatgtctctatcgtatttagtacttgatatatcgtgcttttagtagtttttaacagtaccgttatatggggagtgggcggacagacagtcacccggatttcaactcgtctcttcattatgatcatttatatatatataaccctatatctaactcgattagttttaggtgatacaaacaaccgttaggtgaacaaaactattatactctgtagcaataagTTGCGAGAAAAACGGGAACAAAACTTATTTTCAGCCGTTACAATTTAGGAAgaggtaaaatattttatattttgctaaGATGACTTTTGTGAATCGCTAATGTTGTGTTACTTGTTATATTGTCTTTTTCTGGTATTTCTCCCAGAAGACTTAAACGAACGCTTAACTTAAAATAATGACACAGAATTCGGGAAGCAGTCCTGCGAGACAACACCAGTAAAGTTCTAATGTAGTCCAACAAATACTTCTGATGACTAAAACACTTAAATAGACCGGATTATTTAGCCCTCATTTCAAACTACGTTTTctatataattaatttgttgAATCGAGACTAATTAAAAAAGTGGCAGGACTCATGCAGAGACAcccattataataaaatatggggTATATGGGTTAAATACCATTACTAAGCAGGTTACGTCCGTGAACCCTAAGGCATCAAATCATTTCTTTCAAATTCTATGAAGATACAGATTTAAAGATCAGTTAATTGAGAACTAAGATTGTATAGCAAAAATCTATAATCAATATTGGAAATACTTTCTctattaagaaatatatatgcagTTATGAGATAAAAAGTACGACAGTTTGTGATTATTAAGATTTTAACCACTTTCACAATTGTTTCAAAGTTATGAAAGTgttcaaaatatgtaaaaagtatGTTTGGGCATTAAATTACAGATATGGATCTAGCACTGCTAGGTATTAAAGTCTTAACTTATTTTAACAACCGTCAATCAATATGGCAACTACGTGTTATGCGCTGAATAACAGAGAACTCACATGGCGTTAAAAACTGGGATGTCAGCGAGCAAACTGTCAAACGTTGTCAACGTGCGCTCAGCGTGAAGGGGGAAAGctccaatattatttttatttttaataaaaaaagttgcgaTAAATTCtccaatattttttgcataatgaATTTCCCGTAAATttagtgaatttcaaaaaatttgactACGCACTCATTAAGTGTGATATAAATTGCcgaaatttcacattttactaGCTCCAGACAAGGCTCATGTCAACGGGAATGGAGTCCAAATATTTGTTGACAAGCAAAACTCCGGTAAAATCACCGCATGGCGCCAGTGCGAAAACAAGTGTTAGCATATCTAGTTTTCCAATTAAACGAAAATTGCAAAGTCCGGTGAATGGCATTGAAAATGTTATAATCAAAGCACCTAAATTGAATAACGGAAGTGCAACAACTACCTCAAATGGAAAATCAAACGTCAGCACGCCTACACCGAATGGTGGCATACAACATCTTAATGGCAAAGGTGTACCATCGAAACAACAGTTGGAACTACAACGACAGGCGTTACCTGTATATAAAGTACGTCAGCGACTTATAATAGAAGCGCGACGTTCCGAAACTATGTTGCTGATGGGTGAGACCGGTTCTGGTAAAACAACACAAATACCACAGTTCCTGTACGAAAGTGGCTTTGCGCAAAAAGGTATGATTGGCATAACACAACCACGTCGTGTGGCGGCAATAACTGTAGCGCGTCGTGTTGCGCAAGAACAAGGCTGTCGTCTTGGCGAAACTGTGGGTTACACGGTGCGTTTCGAGGATTGCACGTCACCACAGACACGTATAAGATTCCTAACAGATGGTTGCTTACTGCGTGAAGCTATTGTTGATCGGCTGTTGCGTCAGTACACTGTTTTGATATTAGATGAAGCCCACGAACGTACAATAAACACTGATGTGCTTTTCGGTATTGTCAAAGAGGCGCAAAAACAGCGTAAACAACGGGGTTTAACGCCACTTAAAATAATCGTTACATCAGCTACCATGGATATCGATCATTTTGGAAAGTATTTTAGTGTGCGCGGAATGTACCTCGAGGGTAAAACCTATCCGATAAAAGTTATGCATGCTAAAGAAACTCAACCAGATTACCTTAATGCTGCGCTAGTGACGCTTTTTCAGTTCCATCGTGCAGAACCTGTCAAGTaatgcaaaattaatatttttttgttctaaatatgtattataatttCTTCATAATATTATAGCCATGATGTGTTAATTTTTCTAACTGGACAAGAAGAAATTGAAGTTATGGCGCATCAAATACGTCAGATTGCTAAGGTATGTCATGTGCTCATACATAAAACACGACttgtaatttgaaataaattatttacagaCACATGATGCCGAACTAAGTCCAGTGCGTGTGTTTCCACTCTATGCGCAATTGCCACAAAACAAACAATTGGAATGTTTTCTACCCGCACACGCGAATTCACGTAAAATCGTGTTAGCCACCAACATAGCTGAAACTTCCGTCACAATACCTGGCATAAGATGTGTTATCGATTGCGGCTTTGTTAAACGACGAGTCTATAATCCCAGCAGCGGTTTGGATGCTCTTCGTATTGTGCGTGTTTCACAAGCGCAGGCATGGCAACGCTGCGGCCGCGCCGGCCGTGATGCACCAGGCACTTGTTATCGTACGTATACGCAAGCAGAAATGGAAGCCTTCGAAAATATGCCAAAGCCTGAAATATTGCGCAGCAATATTTGCTCTACTGTACTGCAGTTGCTAGCATTGGGCATCGATTGTCGTACATTTGATTTTCTAGATCGACCAACGCCCGAAGCGGTAGACGATGCCTATCGTAAGTTGGAAGCGCTTGGTGCTgcaagaaattataaaatcaaaCCTGAACTGACAACCTTGGGTCAGCAAATGTCACAATTCCCACTAGATCCACGTTACAGCAAGCTATTGCTATCCGCGTCAGCATTTGGTTGCATGGAAGAAATGCTTAGTTTAGTCGCTGTGTTGTCGGGAGAGAATGTGTTTGTCTCTAGCAATGAAAAACGCGAGCTTGCCGCTCTCGCGCATGCGAAATTCACATCCAAATATGGTGATCATTTAACGCTGCTCAATGTCTTTAGTGCGTTTTTGAAGACCGAGAAAGTTAAGGTAGTATActaaacattaaaacaaaaccaaaaatatatctcataaattttttttgcatagctCTGGTGCCATGACAACTTTCTTAACACAAGAAATCTTTCCTATGCGCGTGAGGTGCGTAAACAACTACAAGAAATTGTTGAGCGACTCGATTTGCCTTTAAACAGTTGTGGTAATAATCAGGATCAAGTGCGTAAGTGCCTACTAATTGGTCTGTTCGATAATATTGCTGAACTGCAGCGCGACAACACCTACGTTACGATAGCTGGACGTCAGCGTGCGAGAATACACCCGTCTAGTGTCTTCCATGGCAAATATCGACCGgaatatgtaatatttacagAAATTATGCTGACTGAACGCAATTTTCTACGTCAAGTCTCTGAAATCAATCCCGACTGGATAGCTGATGTGCTGCCAAATTATGCGCAtttaaatagaattaaaaaCTCATTGAAATAACATTGATTGCATAGCTGCCTAAAAGTTATTTTACACTATTTTATACAGTAATAGTAAGGTATTTTCTGCGCATAACTAAAGAAAGGAaccatttgtaaaaaaaataaatacgtttTGGATGTTGCTATTAGTGaaatgtaatataattaattttaa from Bactrocera oleae isolate idBacOlea1 chromosome 3, idBacOlea1, whole genome shotgun sequence includes the following:
- the ath gene encoding ATP-dependent RNA helicase DHX33, with translation MSTGMESKYLLTSKTPVKSPHGASAKTSVSISSFPIKRKLQSPVNGIENVIIKAPKLNNGSATTTSNGKSNVSTPTPNGGIQHLNGKGVPSKQQLELQRQALPVYKVRQRLIIEARRSETMLLMGETGSGKTTQIPQFLYESGFAQKGMIGITQPRRVAAITVARRVAQEQGCRLGETVGYTVRFEDCTSPQTRIRFLTDGCLLREAIVDRLLRQYTVLILDEAHERTINTDVLFGIVKEAQKQRKQRGLTPLKIIVTSATMDIDHFGKYFSVRGMYLEGKTYPIKVMHAKETQPDYLNAALVTLFQFHRAEPVNHDVLIFLTGQEEIEVMAHQIRQIAKTHDAELSPVRVFPLYAQLPQNKQLECFLPAHANSRKIVLATNIAETSVTIPGIRCVIDCGFVKRRVYNPSSGLDALRIVRVSQAQAWQRCGRAGRDAPGTCYRTYTQAEMEAFENMPKPEILRSNICSTVLQLLALGIDCRTFDFLDRPTPEAVDDAYRKLEALGAARNYKIKPELTTLGQQMSQFPLDPRYSKLLLSASAFGCMEEMLSLVAVLSGENVFVSSNEKRELAALAHAKFTSKYGDHLTLLNVFSAFLKTEKVKLWCHDNFLNTRNLSYAREVRKQLQEIVERLDLPLNSCGNNQDQVRKCLLIGLFDNIAELQRDNTYVTIAGRQRARIHPSSVFHGKYRPEYVIFTEIMLTERNFLRQVSEINPDWIADVLPNYAHLNRIKNSLK